The following are encoded in a window of Lactobacillus intestinalis genomic DNA:
- the pepT gene encoding peptidase T codes for MVDYDFDYIKNKFIQYAKMNTRSDENSNAIPTTKGQVKLLKELVSELKKLGLVEVSYSEKDAYTVGKIAANIKEELAPIGFVAHVDTADFNADNIQPQIFENYDGQDIVLGHGYTLSATEFPSLKKVIGQTLITASGNTLLGADDKAGIAGLLGMAKYLKDNPEIKHGDIWLAFGPDEEIGQGAKRFDVSRFPVEFSYTLDNGNPGDIAYETFNAAAAKIKIKGTVVHPGEAYHLMVNATLIANEFINQLPTNFVPEESRDYQGFILILRNDGNVDHAEIDLIIRDFDTDSFLKHKKLIENTVKSLNQKYGEGRVSLKMYDQYISPGDTIKKHPYVVNLVHHAYQKMNLPINHVPFRGGTDGNFITQKGIPTPNLFNGGANFHGRYEYVTVENMLLLAKTLTAIVTEHVKLDNKRDETPLTR; via the coding sequence ATGGTAGATTATGATTTTGATTATATAAAGAATAAGTTTATCCAGTATGCAAAGATGAATACTCGCTCTGATGAAAATAGCAATGCAATACCAACTACAAAGGGTCAAGTAAAGTTACTCAAAGAGTTAGTTTCTGAATTGAAAAAGTTAGGCTTAGTAGAAGTTTCATATTCTGAAAAGGATGCTTACACGGTTGGTAAAATTGCTGCCAATATTAAGGAGGAGCTTGCCCCAATTGGTTTTGTAGCGCATGTTGATACTGCGGATTTTAATGCGGACAATATTCAACCACAGATTTTTGAAAATTACGATGGTCAAGATATTGTATTAGGTCATGGGTATACTTTATCTGCCACAGAATTTCCTTCTTTGAAAAAAGTAATCGGACAAACTTTGATCACTGCTTCAGGTAATACATTACTAGGGGCCGATGATAAAGCAGGAATTGCGGGCTTGCTTGGAATGGCAAAATATTTAAAAGATAATCCTGAAATTAAGCATGGTGATATTTGGCTTGCTTTTGGTCCAGATGAAGAAATTGGTCAAGGAGCTAAAAGATTTGATGTTAGCCGTTTTCCAGTAGAATTTTCTTATACTTTAGATAATGGAAATCCAGGCGATATTGCTTATGAAACTTTTAATGCGGCAGCTGCTAAGATTAAAATCAAGGGCACAGTAGTGCATCCCGGAGAAGCTTATCATTTAATGGTAAATGCGACTCTGATTGCTAATGAATTCATCAATCAATTGCCAACTAATTTTGTTCCTGAAGAAAGTCGTGACTATCAAGGGTTTATCTTAATTTTACGCAATGATGGAAATGTTGATCATGCAGAAATTGATTTAATTATTCGTGATTTTGATACGGATTCGTTTTTAAAGCATAAAAAATTGATTGAGAATACAGTAAAATCTTTGAATCAAAAATATGGCGAAGGCCGAGTTAGTTTAAAAATGTATGATCAATATATTTCACCTGGTGATACCATTAAAAAGCATCCCTATGTGGTGAATTTAGTCCACCATGCTTATCAAAAGATGAATTTACCAATTAACCACGTACCTTTTCGTGGCGGAACAGATGGTAATTTTATTACGCAAAAAGGAATCCCAACCCCGAATTTATTTAATGGAGGGGCCAACTTTCATGGGCGCTATGAATATGTGACAGTTGAAAATATGCTTTTATTGGCCAAAACTTTGACTGCTATTGTGACAGAACATGTGAAATTAGATAATAAACGAGATGAAACACCACTAACAAGATAG
- the bsh gene encoding choloylglycine hydrolase gives MCTGLRFTDDQGNLYFGRNLDVGQDYGEKVIVTPRNYPLPYKFLADTKTSKAVIGMGIVVDGYPSYFDCFNEDGLGIAGLNFPHYAQFSKEPVNGKINLASYEIMLWVTQNFTTVKEVKEALKNVNLVSEAINSDFAVAPLHWIISDNEEAIVVEVSKQYGMKVFEDKLGVLTNSPDFNWQVTNLGNYTGLSPHDATLQNWNGQEVMPWGVGTGSLGLPGDSIPASRFAKVAYLNANYPTQKGETANVAKFFNILKSVAMVKGSVINNQGKDEYTVYTACYSSKTKTYYCNYATDFELKKYTITDENLSLNKLTIY, from the coding sequence ATGTGTACAGGTTTAAGATTTACAGATGATCAAGGAAATTTGTATTTTGGTAGAAATCTTGATGTGGGCCAAGATTATGGTGAAAAAGTAATCGTTACGCCACGTAATTATCCTTTACCATATAAATTTCTAGCTGATACCAAGACTAGCAAAGCTGTTATTGGGATGGGTATCGTAGTAGATGGTTATCCTTCTTATTTTGATTGCTTTAATGAAGATGGCTTGGGAATAGCTGGTTTAAACTTCCCTCATTATGCCCAATTTAGTAAAGAACCAGTGAATGGAAAAATTAATTTAGCCTCTTATGAGATTATGCTTTGGGTAACGCAAAACTTTACTACAGTTAAAGAAGTAAAGGAAGCTTTGAAAAATGTAAACTTAGTCAGTGAAGCTATTAATTCAGATTTTGCAGTTGCTCCTCTTCACTGGATTATCAGTGATAATGAAGAAGCAATAGTTGTAGAAGTTTCTAAACAATATGGGATGAAAGTTTTTGAAGATAAGTTAGGCGTTTTAACTAATAGTCCAGATTTTAATTGGCAAGTAACTAATTTAGGAAATTATACTGGCTTGAGTCCTCATGATGCTACGCTTCAAAATTGGAATGGCCAAGAGGTTATGCCATGGGGCGTTGGTACTGGTAGCTTGGGTTTACCGGGCGATAGTATTCCTGCTTCTCGATTTGCCAAAGTAGCATATTTGAATGCAAATTATCCTACTCAAAAAGGTGAAACTGCGAATGTGGCAAAATTCTTTAATATTTTGAAGTCAGTCGCTATGGTAAAAGGAAGCGTCATTAATAATCAAGGAAAAGATGAATATACGGTTTACACAGCTTGCTATTCATCAAAAACGAAGACATATTATTGTAATTATGCTACTGATTTTGAGTTGAAAAAATATACTATTACTGATGAAAATTTAAGCTTAAATAAACTTACAATTTATTAG
- a CDS encoding conjugated bile salt MFS transporter, producing MASASNEKTVSKAYKYFMVFLCMLTQAIPYGIAQNIQPLFVHPLVNTFHFTLASYTLIFTFGAIAASVASPFIGKGLEKINFRVMYLIGIGLSAVAYVIFGISTKLPEFYIAAIICMIGSTFYSGQGVPWVINHWFPAKGRGAALGVAFCGGSIGNIFLQPATQAILKHFMTGNTKTGHLTSMAPFFIFAIALLVVGVIIAIFIRTPKKNEIVVSEQELKESKAAQEKAKAEEFQGWSGKQVLKMKWFWIFSLGFLIIGLGLASLNEDYAAFLDTKLSLTDVGLIGSMYGVGCLIGNVSGGILFDKFGTAKSMTYAGCMYVLSIAMMIFVSLQPYGSHVSKVAGIAYSIFCGLAVFSYMSGPAFMAKDLFGAKDQGVMLGYVGLAYAIGFAIGAPLFGIIKGKASFTVAWYFMMAFVIVGFVLLVISVIRIKKIQRVYIAKHQNQKAKVKEN from the coding sequence ATGGCTAGTGCAAGTAATGAAAAAACTGTCAGCAAAGCATATAAGTACTTTATGGTATTTCTTTGTATGCTTACTCAAGCCATTCCTTATGGTATTGCTCAAAATATTCAACCACTTTTTGTCCACCCGTTAGTTAATACATTCCATTTTACGCTCGCTTCTTATACCTTGATTTTTACATTTGGTGCTATTGCGGCATCTGTCGCATCTCCATTTATTGGTAAAGGTCTTGAAAAGATAAATTTTAGGGTAATGTACTTAATCGGTATTGGTCTTTCAGCAGTTGCCTACGTAATTTTTGGAATTAGTACAAAACTACCAGAATTCTATATTGCAGCTATCATTTGTATGATTGGTTCAACATTTTATTCTGGACAAGGTGTTCCTTGGGTAATTAATCACTGGTTTCCTGCAAAAGGTCGTGGGGCTGCCTTAGGAGTTGCCTTTTGTGGTGGTTCGATTGGTAATATCTTTTTGCAACCTGCTACTCAAGCAATCTTAAAGCACTTTATGACTGGTAATACTAAAACTGGCCATCTAACTTCGATGGCTCCTTTCTTTATTTTTGCGATTGCACTGCTAGTTGTAGGTGTAATTATTGCAATATTTATTAGAACGCCTAAAAAGAATGAAATTGTGGTTAGCGAACAAGAATTGAAAGAAAGTAAAGCCGCCCAAGAAAAGGCAAAAGCAGAAGAATTCCAAGGCTGGAGCGGTAAGCAAGTTTTAAAAATGAAATGGTTTTGGATTTTTAGTTTGGGCTTTCTAATTATTGGTTTAGGTCTAGCTTCTTTAAATGAAGATTATGCCGCTTTTCTTGATACTAAATTATCATTAACAGATGTTGGTCTAATAGGATCCATGTATGGAGTTGGTTGTTTAATTGGTAATGTATCCGGTGGAATCTTATTTGATAAATTTGGTACAGCTAAATCTATGACATATGCGGGATGCATGTATGTTTTATCTATTGCCATGATGATCTTTGTAAGTTTGCAACCATATGGTTCCCATGTGAGCAAAGTAGCCGGAATAGCTTATTCAATTTTTTGTGGTTTGGCCGTATTTAGCTATATGTCTGGCCCAGCATTCATGGCAAAAGATTTGTTTGGTGCTAAAGATCAAGGAGTAATGTTAGGGTATGTAGGTCTAGCCTATGCGATTGGATTTGCTATTGGTGCACCATTATTTGGAATAATTAAAGGAAAAGCGAGTTTTACAGTGGCATGGTACTTCATGATGGCCTTTGTAATTGTGGGCTTTGTACTTTTAGTCATTTCAGTAATTAGGATTAAGAAAATTCAAAGAGTTTATATTGCTAAACATCAAAATCAAAAAGCTAAAGTTAAGGAGAATTAA
- a CDS encoding exonuclease domain-containing protein has protein sequence MSIFVKDGVLYVSGAQDKLRKKGKEIPKFLDDYTLLDIETTGLRPYKDRITELGAIKVRNNQIVDKYSNLTIYPKSNRVPKFITELNGITEEKIMTEGVPIKEAMSEFRNFIGDDIIVGYNVNFDLNFIYDAVEKLHLKQLSNDYVDVFRFARTYYPKERHNRLIDCMQRAGIAQVEQHRGLDDSIDTKKVYDDFREHFTEDLLEKMREQIKNVDLVNEKLTPQQLGMHNPIRNKNIVFSGHIHMDVDEAHNMIYNMNGQNQDSVDRATNYLIMGDHDFFRRDNEDLNKARELIKNGSRIKRLSESFFLSMLDDWARS, from the coding sequence ATGAGTATTTTTGTAAAAGATGGCGTCCTTTACGTGTCTGGTGCGCAGGATAAGCTACGCAAAAAAGGAAAAGAAATTCCTAAATTTCTGGATGACTATACTCTTTTAGATATTGAAACTACAGGTCTAAGACCGTATAAAGACCGGATTACTGAACTGGGAGCGATAAAAGTTCGCAATAATCAGATTGTAGATAAATATAGTAATCTGACGATTTATCCCAAATCTAATCGAGTACCTAAGTTTATTACTGAACTCAATGGTATTACCGAAGAAAAAATTATGACAGAAGGTGTTCCAATTAAAGAAGCTATGTCTGAATTTCGCAATTTCATCGGTGATGATATCATTGTTGGTTATAATGTGAATTTTGATTTGAACTTTATTTATGATGCAGTGGAAAAGCTACATTTAAAGCAATTAAGTAATGATTATGTTGATGTCTTTCGTTTTGCGCGAACTTATTATCCCAAAGAACGTCATAATCGGTTGATCGATTGTATGCAGCGGGCAGGAATTGCTCAAGTTGAACAACACCGCGGACTAGATGATTCAATTGATACTAAGAAAGTTTATGATGATTTTAGAGAACACTTTACTGAAGATTTGCTTGAAAAAATGCGAGAGCAAATTAAAAATGTTGATTTAGTTAATGAAAAATTAACACCCCAACAATTAGGAATGCATAATCCAATTCGAAATAAGAATATTGTTTTCTCGGGTCATATTCATATGGATGTTGATGAAGCTCATAATATGATCTATAACATGAACGGTCAAAATCAGGATAGCGTAGACAGGGCAACTAATTATTTGATTATGGGAGATCATGATTTCTTTAGACGAGATAACGAGGATTTGAATAAAGCGCGTGAATTGATCAAAAATGGGAGTCGAATAAAGCGTTTGTCAGAAAGTTTCTTCTTGAGTATGCTTGATGATTGGGCACGAAGTTAA
- a CDS encoding PAS domain-containing protein, with protein sequence MAEPKWLKDMNPDEYMKEDFKAEGKSEAGTTIEGIDKNDPDWLEKAAKKVHAAEGSDYVKLDAGLMTVDQLNWMLRSTIGELTFVDDNNQFLWYNRPTNPNYKMKAKRTPDQVGDTMGAVHPNVGDVIPEAKKVVHALRTKQDGHDDVYMPVPTGNLKELVLHYYKRVEDDKGNYAGIYEWVQDLYPLVKYFCETTGQKLVVDPDATTGATYRRNSDPDAKTGASTKAEAEEEKKEEKPDTTTSASQH encoded by the coding sequence ATGGCAGAACCTAAGTGGCTTAAAGATATGAATCCCGATGAATATATGAAAGAAGATTTCAAGGCAGAAGGAAAGTCCGAAGCTGGTACTACAATTGAGGGAATTGACAAAAATGATCCAGATTGGCTTGAAAAAGCAGCTAAAAAAGTTCATGCAGCTGAAGGTAGCGACTATGTAAAACTAGATGCAGGGTTAATGACAGTGGATCAACTTAACTGGATGCTTCGCAGTACTATTGGGGAATTAACTTTTGTTGATGATAACAATCAATTTTTATGGTACAATCGTCCAACCAATCCTAATTATAAGATGAAGGCTAAACGTACTCCTGACCAAGTTGGGGATACTATGGGTGCAGTTCACCCTAATGTGGGAGATGTGATTCCTGAAGCTAAAAAAGTGGTTCATGCGCTTCGTACCAAGCAAGATGGTCATGATGATGTCTACATGCCAGTTCCCACAGGTAATTTAAAAGAATTGGTTTTGCATTATTACAAGCGTGTTGAAGATGATAAGGGCAATTACGCTGGTATTTATGAATGGGTTCAAGATTTATATCCACTTGTTAAATATTTCTGCGAGACTACTGGTCAAAAATTAGTCGTAGATCCAGATGCAACAACTGGTGCAACTTACCGTCGCAATTCAGATCCAGACGCAAAAACTGGTGCTTCGACAAAAGCTGAAGCTGAAGAAGAAAAGAAAGAAGAAAAGCCTGATACAACAACCAGTGCATCACAACATTAA
- a CDS encoding ATP-binding cassette domain-containing protein, with protein sequence MSLKYAKKSQVVLFTILAAIKACNIVFVAYMIKIMLNVASSGSHDYMHLVRLAILTGLGQLCFMASNFVYETVKMTIVRDVNMVFKRANLTYLVDQGNPDIKNGLSLLTNDLKQIETNRVNAQLDMILQGLTFIGAISFAFYSSWQMTVVFVVAMIVPALIQMITSSVITKKSKIWAAKNAIYTQNVSDSLNGAQSAKLYNVQEDIVSRAINAARNMENALRKMSLTQAWALELIYSAAELFCFIIPCTIGGILMMQGQLEVGTLVMMVDLAMNFITPVVTLFNEFNQVKSTVPMWEKTKKALNYTFKHNKHIPGDFEGMQIRDLSYVTHKDKKRIFENVNLDVQPGEKVLLMAPSGWGKTTLLRLMLGLKKPKNGEIIINRKNVSGNWEKAHNFYSYVNQKPFMFDDTLRFNITLGRKVSDKELQAAIKEAGLEDLVKEHGLDSNVGEGGNNLSGGQIQRVEIARALLSQRPILLADEATSALDPNLSLAIHKTLLENPKIAVIEVAHKISEKEKSMFDKIVHLDKHRIETKM encoded by the coding sequence ATGAGTTTAAAATATGCGAAAAAAAGCCAAGTTGTGTTGTTTACAATTTTGGCAGCAATTAAAGCCTGTAATATTGTCTTTGTTGCTTATATGATCAAAATTATGCTTAATGTTGCTTCTTCGGGATCGCATGATTACATGCATCTAGTTCGTTTGGCAATTTTAACTGGACTTGGTCAATTATGTTTTATGGCAAGTAATTTTGTATATGAAACGGTTAAAATGACTATTGTTCGAGACGTAAATATGGTTTTTAAGAGAGCGAATCTAACTTATTTAGTAGATCAGGGTAATCCAGATATCAAAAATGGATTATCTTTATTGACTAATGATTTAAAACAGATTGAAACAAATCGTGTAAATGCTCAATTGGATATGATTTTACAAGGATTGACTTTTATTGGTGCAATTAGTTTTGCTTTTTATTCTTCTTGGCAAATGACTGTAGTTTTTGTAGTGGCAATGATTGTGCCAGCCTTAATTCAAATGATTACCAGTTCGGTTATTACCAAAAAATCAAAAATTTGGGCAGCCAAGAATGCAATTTATACCCAGAATGTTTCTGACTCTTTAAACGGAGCTCAATCAGCTAAATTATATAATGTCCAAGAAGATATAGTGAGCCGTGCTATTAACGCTGCTCGCAATATGGAAAATGCTTTGAGAAAAATGTCCTTAACTCAAGCGTGGGCATTGGAATTAATTTATTCTGCTGCTGAATTGTTTTGTTTTATAATTCCATGTACAATTGGCGGTATTTTAATGATGCAAGGCCAATTAGAAGTGGGAACGCTGGTAATGATGGTTGACTTGGCAATGAACTTCATAACGCCAGTTGTAACGCTTTTTAATGAATTTAATCAAGTTAAATCTACAGTTCCAATGTGGGAAAAAACTAAGAAGGCTCTCAACTATACGTTTAAGCATAATAAGCATATTCCAGGTGATTTTGAAGGGATGCAAATTCGGGATTTATCTTATGTAACGCATAAAGATAAAAAACGGATTTTTGAAAATGTAAACTTGGATGTTCAGCCTGGTGAAAAGGTTCTCTTGATGGCTCCAAGCGGTTGGGGAAAAACAACCCTTTTAAGATTAATGTTAGGATTAAAAAAGCCGAAAAATGGAGAGATTATCATCAATCGGAAAAATGTTTCAGGCAACTGGGAAAAGGCTCATAATTTTTATTCCTATGTGAATCAAAAGCCATTTATGTTTGATGATACTTTGCGCTTTAATATCACGTTGGGTAGAAAAGTAAGTGATAAAGAATTACAAGCAGCAATTAAAGAAGCTGGCTTAGAAGATTTGGTAAAAGAACATGGCCTAGATAGCAATGTCGGCGAAGGTGGGAATAATTTATCTGGAGGACAGATTCAGCGGGTTGAGATTGCACGCGCACTTTTGTCCCAAAGACCAATTTTGTTAGCTGATGAAGCTACTAGTGCGTTAGATCCTAATTTATCCTTAGCAATTCATAAAACTTTACTTGAAAATCCAAAAATCGCTGTTATTGAAGTAGCCCATAAAATTTCAGAAAAAGAAAAATCGATGTTTGATAAAATTGTTCATTTGGATAAGCATCGCATAGAAACAAAAATGTGA
- the pnuC gene encoding nicotinamide riboside transporter PnuC, with protein sequence MHTDNNENYFVWLFNQLKGWPVQNYMLWFFAFGFQLALLIQQKMTPVTIITFIGTLLGTLCVLAINATKAINGWLGLISAACFIYAGLEAKNYLSIFEQIAYIATLDLPVILSVKSWNDDTKNHLRKFGAKEWVIAIVGTLAVYAVSGYLIGKFTNDPRPWIDAISFAISLTAGIMCFMRYNNQYFWWTASGIFQLILWGVTYAEGDATLAMAINSLIYVINDVLAFTVSPWFNMGRRREGLKEIKN encoded by the coding sequence ATGCATACTGATAACAACGAGAATTATTTTGTCTGGCTTTTTAATCAATTAAAAGGCTGGCCTGTACAAAACTACATGCTTTGGTTTTTTGCTTTTGGCTTTCAACTTGCACTTTTAATTCAACAAAAGATGACACCAGTCACTATTATCACTTTTATTGGTACTTTACTTGGTACTTTATGCGTGCTCGCAATTAACGCTACTAAAGCAATCAATGGTTGGCTTGGGTTGATTTCTGCAGCTTGTTTTATTTATGCAGGACTTGAAGCTAAGAACTACTTATCAATTTTTGAACAAATTGCTTATATTGCTACTCTTGATTTGCCAGTTATTCTTTCAGTAAAGTCATGGAATGATGATACTAAGAACCACTTGCGAAAATTTGGAGCTAAAGAATGGGTTATTGCTATCGTTGGTACTTTAGCAGTTTATGCAGTTAGTGGTTACTTGATTGGTAAGTTTACTAATGATCCTCGTCCATGGATTGATGCTATTAGTTTTGCTATTTCTCTTACTGCTGGTATTATGTGCTTTATGCGTTACAACAACCAATACTTCTGGTGGACAGCTAGTGGTATTTTTCAATTAATTCTTTGGGGCGTAACTTATGCCGAAGGTGATGCTACCTTAGCGATGGCTATAAACTCACTTATTTATGTAATTAATGATGTTTTGGCATTTACAGTTTCACCATGGTTCAATATGGGAAGACGTCGTGAAGGTCTGAAAGAAATTAAAAATTAG
- a CDS encoding DUF3290 domain-containing protein, which translates to MTFYTINYIQNNQNSDRTILYVLMLIAAGAMIIFTFLYLKDRFATRYRDLGIIALLFLLLFAGSQYEKYTQINSQKSQATQIIPFIKSVARDNNVAENDVLVNSTSLQNGMIVRIDSKNIDYQLNLNADNNTYTLNRAHVIDHKVDVRK; encoded by the coding sequence ATGACTTTTTATACAATTAACTATATTCAAAATAATCAAAATAGTGACAGAACCATATTATATGTGTTGATGCTGATTGCGGCAGGAGCGATGATCATTTTTACTTTTTTATATTTAAAAGATCGTTTTGCAACTCGATATCGTGATTTAGGGATAATCGCCTTATTGTTTCTATTGCTTTTTGCAGGAAGCCAATATGAGAAATATACTCAAATTAATTCGCAAAAGTCACAAGCTACGCAAATTATTCCATTTATTAAATCAGTTGCTCGAGACAATAATGTGGCGGAAAATGATGTATTAGTAAATTCCACTAGCTTGCAAAATGGAATGATAGTAAGAATTGATTCTAAAAATATTGATTATCAGTTGAATCTTAATGCTGATAATAATACTTATACATTAAATCGGGCCCATGTGATTGATCATAAAGTTGATGTGAGGAAATAA
- a CDS encoding DUF421 domain-containing protein, whose product MQLDYTELFIKFALGMLTLIFQINLFGKSNLAPTTALDQLQNYVLGGIIGGIIYNPSIKVLQFLLVLIVWTLVVFLLKFGREHNSWIRNIVDGKPVQVIKNGEVLVNNCMRAGISANQLMFKLRSRGIYSVAKIKNCIFEQNGQLTVIENDEANIRFPIISDGQANIDVLELIHKNESWLEEEVEKAGYNSISDVFLGEYNKGKLHFVGYSKEKR is encoded by the coding sequence ATGCAATTAGACTATACTGAATTATTTATCAAATTTGCTCTAGGGATGTTAACCTTGATTTTCCAAATTAATCTTTTTGGAAAAAGTAATCTTGCTCCTACGACAGCTTTAGATCAATTACAAAATTACGTTTTGGGTGGGATTATTGGTGGTATTATCTATAATCCTAGTATTAAGGTTTTGCAATTTTTACTTGTATTAATTGTTTGGACACTCGTTGTCTTTTTATTAAAATTTGGCCGTGAGCATAATAGCTGGATTCGAAATATTGTGGACGGAAAGCCAGTTCAGGTAATTAAAAATGGGGAAGTTTTGGTTAATAATTGCATGCGGGCAGGAATTTCGGCTAATCAATTGATGTTTAAATTGCGTAGTCGAGGAATTTATTCTGTAGCTAAAATCAAGAATTGTATTTTTGAACAAAATGGTCAGCTAACTGTCATTGAAAACGATGAGGCAAATATTCGCTTTCCAATTATTAGTGATGGGCAAGCTAATATTGATGTGTTAGAACTGATTCATAAAAATGAATCTTGGCTTGAAGAAGAAGTTGAAAAAGCTGGCTATAATAGTATTAGTGACGTGTTTTTAGGCGAATATAATAAAGGTAAATTACATTTTGTTGGTTATTCAAAAGAAAAGAGATAA
- a CDS encoding prolyl aminopeptidase, whose translation MKTGTKIITLDNGYHLWTNTQGEGDIHLLALHGGPGGNHEYWEDTAAQLKKQGLNVQVTMYDQLGSLYSDQPDYSDPEIAKKYLTYEYFLDEVDEVREKLGLDNFYLIGQSWGGLLVQEYAVKYGQHLKGAIISSMVDEIDEYVESVNRRRQEVLPQSEIDFMHKCEENNDYDNKRYQDDVQILNINFVDRKQPSKLYHLKDIGGSDVYHAFQGDNEFVITGKLKDWHFRDQLKNIKVPTLLTFGEQETMPISTAKIMQKEIPNSRLVTTPDGGHHHMVDNPDVYYKHLADFIREVENGSFKGE comes from the coding sequence ATGAAGACAGGTACTAAAATTATTACTCTAGACAACGGTTATCATCTTTGGACTAATACTCAAGGTGAAGGTGACATTCATTTACTCGCTCTTCACGGCGGTCCTGGCGGTAATCACGAATACTGGGAAGATACTGCAGCACAATTGAAGAAGCAAGGTCTTAATGTTCAAGTTACCATGTATGACCAATTAGGTTCTTTATATTCAGATCAACCTGATTATTCTGATCCAGAAATTGCCAAGAAATACCTAACTTATGAATACTTTTTAGATGAAGTTGACGAAGTTCGAGAAAAATTAGGCTTAGACAATTTCTATTTAATTGGTCAAAGTTGGGGTGGCTTGTTAGTTCAAGAATATGCTGTAAAATACGGTCAGCACTTAAAGGGTGCTATCATTTCTTCAATGGTTGATGAAATTGACGAATACGTAGAATCTGTAAACCGTCGCCGTCAAGAAGTTCTTCCACAAAGTGAAATTGATTTCATGCATAAATGTGAAGAAAATAATGACTACGATAACAAACGTTACCAAGATGACGTTCAAATTTTAAACATTAACTTTGTCGATAGAAAGCAGCCTTCAAAGCTTTACCACTTAAAGGATATTGGTGGCAGTGATGTTTACCATGCATTCCAAGGTGACAATGAATTTGTCATTACTGGGAAACTTAAAGATTGGCACTTTAGAGATCAATTAAAGAACATTAAGGTTCCAACTCTTTTAACTTTTGGTGAACAAGAAACAATGCCAATTTCTACTGCTAAAATTATGCAAAAAGAAATTCCAAATTCTCGTTTAGTAACTACACCAGATGGTGGTCATCACCACATGGTTGATAATCCAGATGTTTATTATAAACACTTAGCCGACTTTATCCGTGAAGTTGAAAATGGTAGTTTCAAAGGTGAATAA